A window from Lactiplantibacillus pentosus encodes these proteins:
- the treR gene encoding trehalose operon repressor, which produces MNKAALVYQDLLQKIDAEVYPIGSYLPSEHQLCELYGISRETGRKALATLADDGYIQKIRGKGSIVIEHRQYEFPVSGIVSYKELAAKLHIKTENVVYDYQPDALLPVADFTSLGTELTEAPVTAIKRVRVINGEPAIIDKDYILKSVVPDVPKRAAEESLYAYFEDQLGLTIGYATKEITMAPATEEDREHLALNKGAYVAIVRSVMSLTDARAFQYTESRHRADRFSFRDFARRTKK; this is translated from the coding sequence GTGAACAAAGCGGCGCTAGTGTATCAAGATCTGTTACAGAAAATTGACGCGGAAGTTTATCCGATTGGCAGTTATTTGCCTAGCGAACATCAGTTGTGCGAATTATATGGCATCTCCCGTGAGACTGGCCGAAAAGCGTTAGCGACCTTGGCCGACGATGGTTATATCCAGAAGATTCGGGGGAAAGGGTCCATTGTGATTGAGCACCGCCAATATGAATTTCCGGTTTCGGGAATCGTCAGTTATAAGGAATTAGCCGCGAAGTTACACATTAAAACGGAGAATGTGGTTTACGATTATCAACCGGACGCCCTATTGCCGGTAGCTGATTTTACGTCGTTAGGCACGGAATTGACTGAAGCACCCGTCACGGCTATCAAGCGCGTGCGGGTCATCAATGGGGAACCAGCCATTATTGATAAGGATTATATTTTGAAGTCAGTCGTTCCGGACGTTCCCAAACGGGCGGCTGAGGAGTCGTTATACGCCTATTTTGAAGACCAATTGGGATTGACGATTGGGTATGCGACGAAGGAAATTACGATGGCCCCGGCTACTGAGGAGGACCGTGAGCACTTAGCGTTGAATAAGGGCGCTTATGTGGCAATCGTCCGCAGTGTGATGAGCTTAACGGATGCGCGGGCGTTCCAGTACACGGAATCCCGTCACCGGGCCGACCGGTTCAGCTTTCGGGATTTTGCTCGCCGGACCAAGAAATAA
- a CDS encoding DUF2252 domain-containing protein, which yields MPPLDLTHIRQHHTVAELIALGKARRQVTSFEQLGVFTPVKRNAGDYLRHVREMLVPELLPLRRERMSASAFAFFRGSVELMDYDLDYQASTEIPAVVCGDAHLGNFGFYASPERRLVFDLNDFDEAGVHPWEWDLRRLLVSIFLAARDSNFKPKKVEKLVQAASASYRDALQRMFDQTTLDRFYRDNEVQAVLNFGGAPEDTADLIAGLVKKAQKRNSEQVVRKFTVTNSRGERQFKENAPRSVHVDRQTTHDLKVGIQDYLLNVRTDVALLLSQYEVTDIIRHSVGVGSFGSLCYLVLLTSTDGSHLVLQIKEALPTRQVGSRSRPALTAAMELTEGQRIVSSQRILQATSDAFLGYFQVGDKSFYVRQFRDMKESIDIPTLDWGQFQAYANTCAMILAKAHAQSPTAAMIRGYVGHSTKFDEAMAKWAAAYVTQVDNDYQDFLEG from the coding sequence ATGCCACCACTTGATTTAACACATATTCGGCAACATCACACGGTCGCCGAATTGATTGCGCTTGGAAAGGCCCGGCGCCAAGTCACGTCATTTGAACAATTAGGTGTTTTCACTCCAGTAAAACGGAACGCTGGTGACTACCTCCGCCACGTACGTGAGATGTTAGTTCCTGAACTGCTGCCATTACGGCGTGAACGCATGTCAGCATCGGCCTTTGCCTTTTTTCGGGGGTCCGTGGAATTAATGGATTATGACTTGGACTACCAGGCGTCGACCGAGATTCCAGCCGTCGTTTGTGGCGATGCCCATCTCGGTAATTTTGGCTTCTACGCCTCACCGGAACGCCGCTTGGTCTTTGACCTGAATGACTTCGATGAAGCCGGCGTCCATCCCTGGGAATGGGATCTGCGGCGCTTACTCGTCAGCATTTTTCTCGCGGCTCGCGATTCCAATTTTAAGCCCAAAAAAGTTGAAAAGCTGGTTCAGGCCGCAAGTGCGAGTTACCGAGATGCACTTCAACGGATGTTTGACCAGACGACGCTCGACCGCTTTTATCGCGACAATGAAGTGCAAGCCGTCCTGAATTTTGGTGGGGCACCAGAAGATACCGCTGACTTGATTGCGGGGCTGGTCAAAAAGGCTCAAAAACGGAATTCCGAGCAAGTCGTTCGGAAGTTTACCGTGACCAATAGCCGTGGTGAACGCCAATTTAAGGAGAATGCGCCGCGCTCGGTCCACGTTGATCGTCAGACGACCCATGATTTGAAAGTGGGGATTCAGGATTATTTGTTGAATGTGCGAACGGATGTCGCCTTGTTGCTCTCACAATACGAAGTGACGGACATCATTCGGCATAGTGTCGGGGTCGGTAGCTTCGGTTCCTTGTGCTACTTAGTCTTATTGACGAGTACGGACGGCAGCCATTTGGTCCTTCAAATCAAGGAAGCGCTGCCCACGCGGCAGGTCGGTAGTCGGTCACGGCCAGCATTGACGGCGGCGATGGAATTGACGGAAGGACAACGGATCGTGAGCTCCCAGCGGATTTTGCAAGCGACGTCGGATGCGTTCTTAGGTTATTTCCAAGTGGGAGACAAGAGCTTCTATGTGCGTCAGTTCCGGGACATGAAGGAGTCGATCGACATTCCAACGTTGGATTGGGGCCAATTCCAGGCCTATGCCAACACTTGTGCCATGATTCTGGCGAAAGCCCATGCCCAAAGTCCGACGGCAGCCATGATTCGCGGCTACGTTGGTCACTCGACCAAATTTGATGAAGCGATGGCGAAATGGGCGGCCGCGTACGTGACGCAGGTCGATAATGACTATCAAGATTTCTTAGAAGGATAA
- the map gene encoding type I methionyl aminopeptidase produces MITLKSDREIQGMQAAGDIMVGLFHALEDYIKPGITTWDVDHFAYEYITAHDATPGELNFEGYKYSTCVSVNDMICHGCPSKDILVKDGDLLKVDTVINYHGYLSDSCHAFVAGTPAPEVKKLMEVTHKALYLGIDQAVVGNRIGDIGWAIQNYAENEMGYGVVREYIGHGIGPTMHEKPDVPHYGEAGHGTRLKAGMTITIEPMVNIGDWRSGETADDGWTVRTLDGSLSCQYEHTLVVTDDGPKILSSFDNDFDAKYLWHK; encoded by the coding sequence ATGATTACGCTTAAATCAGATCGTGAAATCCAAGGGATGCAAGCTGCCGGCGACATTATGGTGGGCTTGTTCCACGCCCTTGAAGATTACATCAAACCAGGTATCACGACTTGGGATGTCGATCACTTTGCTTACGAATACATCACCGCGCACGATGCGACCCCTGGTGAACTTAACTTTGAAGGCTACAAATACTCAACTTGTGTCAGCGTCAACGACATGATTTGCCACGGCTGCCCAAGTAAGGACATCTTAGTTAAGGATGGTGACTTACTAAAGGTCGATACGGTTATTAATTACCACGGTTACCTCAGTGACTCTTGCCACGCCTTTGTTGCTGGGACCCCTGCACCAGAAGTTAAGAAGTTAATGGAAGTGACCCACAAAGCGCTATACCTGGGTATCGACCAAGCCGTTGTTGGCAACCGTATCGGTGATATTGGTTGGGCAATTCAAAACTACGCTGAAAACGAAATGGGTTACGGTGTCGTTCGCGAATACATCGGCCATGGCATTGGACCGACGATGCACGAAAAGCCCGACGTTCCTCACTATGGCGAAGCAGGTCACGGTACCCGCTTGAAAGCCGGCATGACCATAACGATCGAACCCATGGTCAACATTGGCGACTGGCGCTCCGGCGAAACTGCTGATGATGGCTGGACCGTTCGGACGTTAGACGGCAGCTTGAGTTGCCAATACGAACACACCTTGGTTGTCACGGATGACGGTCCTAAGATCTTATCTTCATTCGATAACGACTTCGACGCTAAGTATTTATGGCATAAATAA
- the trxA gene encoding thioredoxin — protein MIEPVDKTTFETVAADTALTVVDFWADWCGPCKMQEPVLEALDDAYDGQIKFASLDVDQHQEIAEKFEIMSIPALVIFKNGKPAEKVVGFHPQAALKKYLDQKLAEVTAD, from the coding sequence ATGATTGAACCAGTAGATAAGACGACCTTTGAGACCGTGGCGGCCGATACGGCGCTGACCGTGGTTGATTTCTGGGCTGATTGGTGTGGCCCGTGCAAGATGCAGGAGCCAGTGCTTGAAGCGCTCGATGACGCGTATGACGGGCAAATCAAGTTTGCGTCATTAGACGTGGACCAGCATCAAGAAATTGCCGAAAAGTTTGAAATTATGAGTATTCCCGCACTCGTGATTTTTAAAAATGGCAAGCCCGCCGAAAAAGTAGTCGGGTTCCATCCGCAAGCAGCTCTGAAAAAATATTTGGATCAGAAGCTGGCGGAAGTCACTGCGGATTAG
- the epsC gene encoding serine O-acetyltransferase EpsC, whose product MWQTARAILKRDPAATNLCTVLLTYPGLHALAWHRLAHYCERRHWSLLAALISQHAAHRTGILIHPAAQIGQRVFIDHGIGTVIGATAVIEDDVTLLHGVTLGARQAGQTGQRHPHIGAGAFIGANAQILGPISIGAHSKVGAGAIVLTNVPAYATAVGNPARIINAQLHAYHQAVQ is encoded by the coding sequence ATGTGGCAGACAGCACGTGCAATTCTAAAACGCGACCCCGCGGCCACTAATCTCTGCACGGTCCTACTCACCTATCCCGGCTTACACGCGCTCGCTTGGCATCGCTTAGCCCACTACTGCGAGCGGCGCCATTGGTCGTTACTGGCTGCCCTCATTAGCCAACACGCGGCGCATCGGACGGGTATTTTGATTCATCCGGCTGCTCAGATTGGCCAGCGCGTCTTCATTGATCACGGCATCGGTACCGTCATCGGGGCAACAGCCGTCATCGAAGACGATGTCACCCTACTGCACGGCGTGACGCTCGGCGCACGCCAGGCTGGGCAAACTGGGCAGCGTCATCCGCATATTGGGGCCGGTGCCTTCATCGGTGCCAACGCCCAAATCTTAGGTCCAATCTCGATTGGCGCCCACAGTAAGGTCGGTGCTGGCGCCATCGTCTTGACCAACGTCCCAGCTTACGCCACCGCAGTCGGTAATCCCGCTAGAATCATCAATGCACAACTCCATGCTTATCATCAGGCCGTCCAGTGA
- a CDS encoding MerR family transcriptional regulator has protein sequence MSTQTLSPEQDSELVASVAAEQLGIKAVTLRKYSTMVEKQLNDENRFRPADNSHRLYSPADLKTFQAAIDLAEQGTTLATALGRAFGTKQAEPATTEKAPKAPAAAAEQAESVAEKATKPETATTSVTDDKRVPTARPSGPTKTELYKQQEIIIRRLDSLSDRLNQVMAQLDQQSQQAAKPWWHFWER, from the coding sequence GTGTCCACACAAACACTCAGTCCTGAACAGGACTCAGAACTAGTCGCATCAGTCGCCGCTGAACAACTCGGCATCAAGGCAGTGACGTTGCGCAAGTACAGTACCATGGTTGAAAAACAATTAAACGACGAGAACCGCTTCCGCCCGGCCGATAATAGCCATCGGTTATACAGCCCCGCGGATCTAAAAACGTTCCAAGCTGCCATCGATTTGGCAGAACAAGGTACGACGCTCGCAACGGCGCTGGGACGCGCTTTTGGAACTAAGCAAGCTGAACCAGCCACAACAGAAAAGGCTCCCAAGGCCCCGGCTGCAGCTGCTGAACAGGCTGAATCCGTTGCTGAAAAGGCCACTAAGCCTGAGACGGCCACCACATCCGTTACCGATGACAAACGGGTTCCGACCGCGCGACCATCCGGCCCAACCAAAACGGAATTGTATAAGCAACAGGAAATCATCATTCGCCGCCTGGACTCATTGAGCGACCGTTTGAACCAGGTCATGGCCCAGTTGGACCAACAGTCCCAGCAAGCTGCCAAACCCTGGTGGCACTTCTGGGAACGCTAA
- a CDS encoding NADPH-dependent FMN reductase, protein MTKYGVIVGSIRKNSYSKGVADAIVAGLPADAEVTYLNIAKLPLYNQDYDADSPAEYTEFREAVAAQDAFIFVTPEHNRSIPAALKNALDVASRPWGQSVWGGKPALVASQSISGISGVLAHHVLRQSLVFLDMPTMQQPELYIGNTDKLADENGQITNEGTQKFLAGAGKQFSEFAAKFVD, encoded by the coding sequence ATGACTAAATATGGTGTAATCGTAGGTTCTATTCGTAAAAATTCTTATTCTAAAGGGGTTGCGGATGCAATCGTTGCTGGCTTACCAGCTGATGCAGAAGTAACTTATCTCAACATCGCTAAGTTACCACTGTACAACCAAGACTACGATGCAGATTCACCTGCAGAATACACGGAATTCCGTGAAGCCGTGGCTGCTCAAGACGCCTTCATCTTTGTCACACCAGAACACAACCGTAGCATCCCCGCAGCATTGAAGAATGCGTTGGATGTTGCGTCACGTCCATGGGGTCAAAGTGTTTGGGGTGGCAAGCCAGCCTTGGTTGCTTCACAATCAATCTCCGGCATCTCCGGCGTTTTGGCACACCATGTTTTGCGTCAATCCTTAGTCTTCTTAGACATGCCAACGATGCAACAACCAGAATTATACATTGGTAACACCGACAAGTTGGCGGATGAAAACGGCCAAATCACGAATGAAGGCACTCAAAAGTTCTTAGCTGGTGCCGGGAAGCAATTTAGCGAATTTGCTGCTAAGTTCGTGGACTAG
- a CDS encoding PLP-dependent cysteine synthase family protein produces the protein MLVHHIQELIGHTPLIELPIAVPNDSHIYAKLEMFNPGGSIKDRLGDYLIQDGLQSGKINATTTIIEPTAGNTGIGLALAAQHHQLKTILVVPEKFSMEKQVLMQALGAEIVHTPSEQGIQGAIKKATELAVSIPNSYVPMQFKNPANPAAYYHSLAPEILADMPHPVTAFVAGAGSGGTFAGVAAYLQAHDAATQAVVVEPEGSILNGGPAHAHRTEGIGVEFIPPFFEQVRIDQTLTIADDDAFAAVRQLARKHGLFVGSSSGAALVASLKLAETLPHNSHIVTIFPDSSERYLSQKIYSK, from the coding sequence ATGCTCGTACACCATATCCAAGAACTAATCGGTCACACCCCATTAATTGAACTACCCATCGCCGTTCCTAACGACAGCCATATTTATGCCAAACTCGAGATGTTCAACCCGGGCGGCAGCATCAAAGATCGGCTGGGCGATTACTTGATTCAAGATGGCTTGCAAAGTGGGAAAATCAACGCCACGACCACCATCATTGAGCCCACAGCTGGCAATACCGGAATTGGGTTAGCTCTAGCTGCTCAACATCACCAACTCAAAACAATTCTAGTTGTTCCGGAAAAATTCAGTATGGAAAAACAGGTTTTGATGCAAGCACTCGGCGCCGAAATCGTCCACACGCCTAGTGAACAAGGGATTCAAGGTGCCATCAAGAAAGCGACTGAACTGGCTGTTAGCATTCCAAATAGTTACGTCCCGATGCAATTCAAGAATCCTGCTAATCCCGCGGCCTACTACCACAGTCTGGCGCCGGAGATTCTCGCTGATATGCCGCACCCGGTCACTGCCTTTGTCGCTGGTGCCGGTAGTGGTGGCACGTTCGCCGGCGTCGCGGCCTATCTTCAGGCACACGACGCCGCGACTCAGGCCGTGGTTGTTGAACCAGAGGGCTCGATCCTAAATGGTGGCCCCGCGCATGCTCACCGGACTGAAGGAATCGGCGTCGAATTCATCCCGCCATTCTTCGAGCAAGTCCGAATCGACCAGACGTTGACCATCGCGGACGACGATGCCTTTGCGGCCGTTCGCCAGTTAGCCCGCAAACACGGCTTATTCGTCGGTAGCTCGAGTGGTGCGGCGCTGGTTGCGAGCCTGAAATTAGCTGAAACTTTGCCACACAACAGCCATATCGTCACTATTTTCCCAGACAGCAGCGAACGCTATCTCAGTCAAAAAATTTATTCGAAATGA
- a CDS encoding PTS sugar transporter subunit IIC → MDNFINLLNAKVLPVANKVGTQRHMTAIRKGIISTLPLTIVGSFFTILNNMPIEAVANFLAPYAEILDVPFRYTVGILALYATFGIASSLAESYQLDKLTNGILAILAFLVSTAVPVHVTKNVSDVINTGRYINIANLSASSLFGSIITGLLTVEIFRYLKNSNITIKMPEGVPPEVSNSFVALVPAAVILILFWVIRYVFDFNISSFLSSLLMPLKGVLVGNSLFGGLLTIFLITGFWTLGIHGAAIMDPVIRPFWEMSIAQNMSEFTSGTSAHNLSTIFTEQFLQWFIWIGGAGGTLALVVLFIFSKSTYLRDLGKLSLLPGLFNINEPIVFGAPIVMNPILGIPFIVGPLITGTLSYVLTITGVVPMMMARLPFTVPGPLGAFVSTNWSVPALILSCVNFVIDLIIYYPFFKVFEKQQLSKE, encoded by the coding sequence ATGGATAACTTTATCAATTTACTGAATGCCAAAGTACTGCCAGTGGCGAATAAGGTGGGGACTCAGCGCCATATGACAGCGATTCGGAAAGGAATTATTTCCACGCTACCGCTAACGATTGTCGGGTCGTTCTTCACAATTTTAAACAACATGCCGATTGAAGCAGTGGCTAATTTTTTAGCACCCTATGCAGAAATTCTCGACGTGCCATTTCGCTATACGGTCGGGATTTTAGCACTATACGCAACGTTTGGGATTGCGTCGTCACTAGCTGAAAGTTATCAGTTAGATAAGTTAACTAACGGAATTTTGGCGATTCTCGCCTTCCTCGTGTCGACAGCGGTTCCGGTGCACGTGACCAAAAATGTGAGTGATGTCATCAATACTGGTCGCTATATCAACATTGCGAACCTGAGCGCGTCGTCCCTCTTTGGGTCAATTATTACCGGCCTATTGACCGTCGAAATCTTTCGCTATTTGAAAAACAGCAATATTACGATCAAAATGCCAGAAGGTGTCCCACCAGAAGTCTCGAATTCGTTTGTCGCGCTGGTGCCCGCCGCGGTGATTTTGATACTGTTTTGGGTGATTCGCTATGTCTTTGATTTCAATATTTCTTCATTCTTAAGTTCACTATTGATGCCTTTAAAAGGGGTGTTAGTCGGTAATAGCTTATTTGGTGGCTTACTGACGATTTTCCTGATTACCGGTTTTTGGACCCTTGGTATTCACGGAGCGGCAATCATGGACCCGGTCATTCGGCCGTTTTGGGAAATGTCGATTGCCCAAAATATGAGTGAATTTACGAGCGGGACGAGTGCGCATAACTTATCCACGATTTTTACCGAGCAATTTTTACAGTGGTTCATTTGGATTGGGGGTGCCGGGGGAACCTTGGCCCTGGTGGTGTTGTTCATCTTCTCCAAATCGACCTATCTGCGCGACTTGGGCAAACTATCCCTGTTGCCCGGCCTATTCAATATTAACGAACCGATTGTATTTGGGGCGCCAATCGTGATGAACCCGATCTTAGGGATTCCTTTTATTGTTGGTCCACTCATCACGGGTACGTTGAGCTACGTCCTAACGATTACCGGCGTAGTGCCGATGATGATGGCGCGACTGCCATTTACCGTTCCGGGACCGCTTGGCGCGTTTGTCAGTACTAACTGGAGCGTGCCGGCGCTGATTTTATCCTGTGTCAATTTTGTGATTGACCTAATCATCTACTATCCATTCTTCAAAGTGTTTGAAAAACAGCAATTGAGCAAAGAATAG
- the pnuC gene encoding nicotinamide riboside transporter PnuC, with product MILSNYFKFLSHQLKGWPQQNYYLFYFSLGCQVMTLVSAPITALSILTFIGTTLGVLCVLAINAAKSVNGLLGVISAACFIVVGFSAKNYLSIGEQLAYVVTLDIPVLLSANWNVNMVSKIRKFTGKTWVVAIVATLVVYAISGYLIGALTDDPRPWVDAISFAICLTAGVICFLRYNNQYFWWIASGLAQMVLWFISFRQGSATLAMFINSSIYLINDILAFTVSPWYNKHERARLMAEEQAASDAASVDATHNQAFELNH from the coding sequence ATGATTTTGAGTAATTATTTTAAATTCTTATCACACCAACTGAAGGGTTGGCCACAACAGAACTACTACTTATTCTATTTTAGCTTAGGGTGTCAAGTGATGACTTTGGTCAGTGCCCCAATCACAGCATTGTCTATTCTAACATTTATTGGGACAACCTTGGGTGTTCTTTGCGTGTTAGCCATTAACGCTGCCAAATCAGTCAATGGATTATTGGGTGTTATTTCAGCAGCTTGCTTCATCGTGGTCGGTTTTTCAGCCAAAAACTACTTAAGTATCGGCGAACAATTAGCCTACGTTGTGACGCTCGATATCCCAGTGTTACTGAGTGCTAACTGGAACGTGAACATGGTGTCCAAGATTCGGAAATTCACCGGTAAGACTTGGGTCGTCGCAATTGTTGCAACCCTCGTCGTTTACGCCATCTCTGGCTACCTCATTGGTGCGTTGACTGATGATCCGCGGCCGTGGGTCGATGCCATCAGTTTCGCCATTTGTTTGACGGCAGGGGTCATCTGCTTCCTCCGTTACAACAACCAGTACTTCTGGTGGATTGCTTCAGGGCTAGCTCAGATGGTACTCTGGTTCATTTCGTTCCGTCAAGGTTCCGCAACGTTGGCGATGTTTATCAACAGTTCAATTTATTTGATCAACGATATCTTAGCCTTCACGGTCTCACCTTGGTACAACAAGCATGAACGGGCTCGTTTGATGGCCGAAGAACAAGCGGCTAGTGATGCTGCTAGTGTAGACGCGACTCATAATCAAGCGTTCGAATTAAATCATTAA
- the ndk gene encoding nucleoside-diphosphate kinase yields the protein MANSEKTLVLVKPDGVSEGHIGEVITRLERKGYQIAALKVIKATAEQLQQHYSEKVGKPYFKEIETYMMEGPMVAIIVSGSGVVKAVHRLAGSTRPAEAQPGTIRGDYAHEYPDGILRNIIHTSDSRENAHHEIAIWFPELAVKARKAEAKVKA from the coding sequence ATGGCAAATTCTGAAAAAACACTAGTCCTAGTTAAACCCGATGGTGTCAGTGAAGGACACATCGGTGAGGTCATCACTCGGTTAGAACGTAAAGGTTATCAAATTGCCGCCTTGAAGGTGATTAAAGCGACTGCTGAACAGCTCCAACAACATTACAGCGAAAAAGTCGGCAAACCATACTTTAAGGAAATCGAGACCTATATGATGGAAGGCCCAATGGTGGCCATTATTGTGAGTGGCTCCGGGGTCGTCAAAGCCGTCCACCGGCTTGCTGGGAGCACCCGACCAGCTGAAGCGCAACCCGGCACCATTCGGGGTGACTACGCTCATGAATATCCAGATGGTATCTTGAGAAACATCATTCATACCTCAGATAGCCGTGAAAATGCCCATCACGAAATCGCCATTTGGTTCCCTGAACTGGCGGTTAAGGCGCGTAAAGCTGAAGCCAAAGTGAAGGCTTAA
- a CDS encoding DUF871 domain-containing protein, with protein MTKRTLGISLYPDHSDFEQDCAYLDIAAQAGFTRLFVSMLEVQDGKARVAEKYQRLIQHAHQLGFKTTLDVAPNIFDQLGVSYQDLSYFALLGADALRLDAGFDGHEEAWMSYNPPGLDLELNMSNDVEYLPNILTYGANQPFLFGCHNFYPQRGTGLPLDFFIACSQRFKRAGIETAAFVTAPGATIGPWDINDGLPTLEMHRDWPLAVQVQHLFSTGLIDSAIIGNAYASQTDLQQLGRLNRYHLTFTVTPTAASHPVERQILLDNLHERRGDINDLTIRSTAVRKRYHDANPVNEDRHTFQRGDVVIGNDQFGKYQNELQIVLQPHQDQRKNLVATIAPDQLVLLDAVGPWAKFAFVAAD; from the coding sequence ATGACGAAACGGACTTTAGGAATTTCGCTATATCCAGACCACAGTGATTTTGAGCAGGATTGCGCTTACTTAGACATTGCCGCACAGGCTGGTTTTACACGTTTGTTCGTCAGTATGCTGGAAGTACAGGACGGTAAAGCGCGCGTTGCGGAAAAATATCAACGGCTGATTCAGCACGCGCACCAGCTCGGCTTCAAGACGACGCTCGATGTCGCGCCCAATATCTTTGACCAGCTAGGTGTATCATATCAGGATTTGAGTTATTTTGCGTTGCTGGGAGCGGACGCGCTGCGGCTAGATGCAGGCTTTGATGGGCACGAAGAAGCTTGGATGTCTTATAACCCCCCAGGACTCGATTTGGAGTTGAACATGAGTAACGACGTCGAATACTTACCTAATATTTTGACGTACGGTGCGAATCAGCCGTTTCTTTTTGGTTGCCATAACTTTTATCCACAGCGCGGAACTGGTCTGCCCCTTGATTTCTTCATCGCGTGTTCCCAGCGGTTCAAACGTGCGGGCATTGAGACAGCAGCCTTCGTTACGGCACCGGGAGCGACCATCGGACCGTGGGACATCAATGACGGTTTACCGACCTTAGAAATGCATCGTGATTGGCCACTCGCAGTTCAGGTCCAGCATCTATTTTCGACCGGACTGATCGACAGTGCCATTATTGGGAACGCCTACGCTTCACAGACGGACTTGCAACAGTTGGGACGACTGAACCGCTACCACTTGACGTTTACGGTGACACCTACCGCGGCGAGCCATCCGGTGGAACGACAGATTTTACTGGATAACTTGCATGAACGGCGCGGGGATATTAATGACCTAACCATTCGGTCGACAGCGGTCCGCAAACGGTATCATGACGCCAATCCAGTCAATGAGGACCGGCACACGTTTCAACGCGGCGATGTCGTCATCGGAAACGACCAATTTGGCAAGTATCAAAATGAACTTCAAATCGTGTTACAACCCCATCAAGATCAGCGCAAGAACTTAGTTGCGACGATTGCGCCAGACCAACTCGTTCTGTTGGACGCTGTTGGCCCTTGGGCGAAATTTGCGTTTGTCGCCGCTGACTAG
- a CDS encoding trans-sulfuration enzyme family protein, with the protein MKFETQLIHGGISEDATTGATSVPIYMASTFRQTKIGQNQYEYSRTGNPTRAAVEALIATLEHGTAGFAFASGSAAINTVFSLFSAGDHIIVGNDVYGGTFRLIDAVLKHFGMTFTAVDTRDLAAVSAAITPDTKAIYLETPTNPLLHITDIAAIATLAHQHGLLSIIDNTFASPYVQKPLDLGVDIVLHSASKYLGGHSDVIGGLVVTKDAALGDKIGYLQNAIGSILAPQESWLLQRGMKTLALRMQAHLANAEKIFAALKANPAVAKIYYPGDPDNPDYEIAKKQMNGFGAMISFELQPGMNPQTFVEHLQVITLAESLGALESLIEIPALMTHGAIPRPIRLQNGIQDELIRLSVGVEAIDDLLADLDRGFASVEAG; encoded by the coding sequence ATGAAATTTGAAACGCAATTAATCCATGGTGGTATCAGTGAAGACGCAACGACCGGCGCGACCTCCGTGCCAATCTACATGGCGTCGACCTTCCGTCAAACTAAGATTGGTCAAAATCAATACGAATACTCCCGGACGGGTAATCCGACCCGAGCAGCCGTCGAAGCACTGATTGCGACCTTGGAACACGGCACTGCCGGCTTCGCGTTTGCATCCGGTTCAGCGGCCATCAACACGGTCTTCTCCCTGTTTTCCGCTGGCGACCACATTATTGTGGGCAATGATGTCTACGGTGGGACTTTCCGGCTGATTGATGCCGTCTTAAAACACTTTGGCATGACATTTACCGCCGTCGACACCCGCGATTTAGCCGCAGTATCAGCCGCGATCACCCCGGATACCAAAGCGATTTATTTAGAAACACCGACTAATCCGCTGCTACACATCACGGACATTGCCGCCATCGCGACGCTTGCGCACCAGCACGGGTTACTCAGCATCATCGACAACACCTTTGCTTCGCCATACGTGCAAAAGCCCCTTGATTTAGGCGTCGACATCGTCTTGCACAGCGCATCCAAATATCTTGGCGGCCATAGCGATGTCATCGGCGGACTGGTGGTCACCAAGGACGCAGCATTGGGTGATAAGATCGGCTACCTCCAAAACGCCATCGGCAGTATCCTCGCGCCCCAAGAAAGTTGGTTACTCCAACGTGGCATGAAGACCTTGGCCTTACGCATGCAGGCACACCTGGCCAACGCCGAAAAAATCTTCGCGGCACTCAAAGCAAATCCCGCCGTAGCGAAGATTTACTACCCAGGCGACCCAGACAATCCCGATTATGAAATCGCGAAGAAACAAATGAATGGGTTTGGCGCCATGATTTCATTTGAACTCCAGCCTGGGATGAACCCTCAGACATTCGTGGAACATCTGCAAGTGATCACCTTAGCTGAAAGTCTTGGCGCCCTTGAAAGTTTGATTGAGATTCCGGCCCTGATGACTCACGGCGCAATCCCACGTCCAATTCGGCTACAAAATGGCATTCAAGACGAACTCATTCGGTTGTCCGTGGGCGTCGAAGCCATCGATGATTTATTAGCTGATTTAGACCGTGGATTTGCCAGCGTCGAAGCGGGGTAA